From the genome of Oryza glaberrima chromosome 1, OglaRS2, whole genome shotgun sequence:
gaaaaaatcCTGAACTTTGAACAAATTTTGgttgaatttgaaaaaaaaatgcttacataaaaaatgaattttcgtCCAAAAAAATTTCCTATCGGGGGACTGAATTTTGGAAATGGCAAACCTTGGTTTTTATGCATGCGTGCCATCCTGAAACGGGAGTTTGCGCATAGATCAGCGTTGGTCGTTTGCCATACGGTGCGTCATGACTCATGAGGAGGCGGGGGACACTGTGGTCGTCGACGTACGGTGCGGAAACTGCTTTTAGAAGCAGCGGTGGATTGCATTTTCTTGTGGTTTCCATCCAGTTACATTTTTGCTTGTCCTTGTAAACTCTGATGGGAAAAGCATTGCAGTCCTCTACTTCTATGTTCCTCTGCATGTAAATATTTGATTGGTActccgtactccctccgtctcatattaTATCTTTATAGTCAAACTTATTTAGATTTTGATCGactttataaaattttttttaaatatctaCAACactaaaattagtttaattaaatataacacataataaattttgataataatgttggttttgtgttggaaatgttgattaaacttttaaaaaaaattaactaggaATAAAGTCACCTAGAGAAAGTATGGAAGAAAGTTACCTACTAGGCTTGGCTCTGTTCATTTGGGCAGGTTCCCAACTCCTCTTCCTCGTCTTTCGCGTGCAcctttttcaaactgctaaatggtgtgtttttttgcaaaaagtttctatacgaaagttgcttaaaaaatcaaattaatccattttaaaattttttttagcaaatacttaattaatcacacactaatggactgctccattttccgtgcaAGGGAGTTGGGTTCCCAACCGCCTGAAACAAAGGGAGACACATGAGCTCATAGACCACCTTGAACACCAACGGATGGTGGTGATtgtggcggcggcagaggtAGTGGGGATGGGTGAGGAGTAGGGGAGCGGGCGCAAGAGGAGGAATGGCCTGGAGGAGGGCGACGAGAAGATAGGtggaaggaagaggagagaaaggaaggagagaaaaagatgTTGACATGTGAGGATCCAGATCCTTTAACCAGTAGTGTATCTAGGATGAAAATAGAGAGGGTGCCTTGTTCGAATGAGAATTTCGGACGAGCAATCATCTAGCTTATCAGAATTCAGACAAGCCTCTTAATTAACGTATAATTAGTTAAGTGTTCGCTcttataaactttaaattttgatttaattgaattttgaaGAAACTTCTCTATAATAAGTTTTTTGAAAAATCACAATGTTTAATGGTTTGACAAAGAAAGTACCTCAAGAACTCTAAATCTGAAAGAACATGGCCTAGAGTTAGTAAACTATACACGCCAATCTTTTTGTCAATCAAAATTCTAACTTGTACCAGAAAGAACAcaaaataaagaataaaaatattACAAGTATATGGTACctggtaaatatatatttgaaaaatggtgcaatgtttttttccattttttgtaTTTGGTTGCACTTACAATAAAAGAATCAGTTGGATATATATGGCTGAAAGCACTAGGAGGTACTGATTCCATAGCCAGCTACTCCGTTTCTTGTCATGATGGCTCGCTGCTGGATGCAAATATCTGTTAGCACATATGGCCTATGGGGCTATGGCCGGCCGGAGCTGGGGCTGGAGCCCCAACCAGCCCCGACGATGGATCCGCCGCTGCCTTTAACGTAGTGCTCGCTACGTCGGAGGGACGTCTAGCGCAGCTACGTCATCCGTTCCGCATCGAACGAACGCGTGGAGTGTGGCGGCCAAACTGGCTTGCATTCGGGCCAAATCAGCGAAATAGCAAAAATGGGCATCTGTCATTCGCTCCCATTTCCTCAAGGCCATTAGCCGGCggccgctcgtcgtcgtcgatctccTCCGGCTCAAGCACTGGTGCAGTGGATCCCGGAGGAAACACCTCCCCTCAttgtcggcctcctccccatcaATCGCCTCCTCGTGCCTCTTGAGCAGGGTTAGAAATTCCGGAACGAAATTTCGGGTGTTTCGGTGGGGCCCGATAATAAGTGACCTCCACCCATCCGCCTCCCCTCATTGCATTGCACCCACGCACCGTATCCAgatcgaaaaaaaaatcgccaTCTCGCCGCCTCGCTGGTTCGACGCCAGTCGCCGCCTCAACGTAGCCCACCGCCGGCGCTGCACGCCCCCCTCCCAGCTGTCGCCCCCAGCTGTCACCCGCTCCACAGCACCGCGTGGGTGGCGGTGTGCCTCTCCAGGTGACGGCGGCTACGCTCTAGATTCTAGGACTGATTTTCCGAGGTTCGTTATTATCTATTTCTTCACATCTGTTTGTCTCACTATCTTGTTCTGGTTGCTTCTAGTTCTCTCCATGTACACCTCAGATTCTAGAAGTTGATGGAAGAATGGTTGGGCTTATTAGTTCTAGGACAAGATTGGTAGACTTCCATGTGCATTTTTCGAAAATTTCGCCCacaatttgaattcaaattttctaaaaaaaatttgtccGAAATTTCCGCagtatttctgaaatttcggaaattttggaattttggtGACCTCCAATACAAATAGTAAACCGATAGGTCAAACCCTGCTCTTGAGAGCCCTGCTTCATCTGGGATCTGCCTCGTCCAGGTCtgcctcgacgacgacggcttccACGGTGGATCACTTCACCACCACCCACAGGGGTCGCGCCGCCACGAGACGAAGGGCGTCCGTTGCTGCCATGACCGCAGCACTGCCACCACCGACgatgaccaccaccaccacaggcTTTTGGAGGAAGGCAACAGTTGCTTGAGAAGCCTAGTTGCGATTGTAAATTGATGTGAACGCGGCAATTTGATGTCTTTATTATTGATTCCAGACTGATTAATTTGTCCAATTGAGAATGTTCGATTATGCAATTTGAGATCAGTACATACAAACTTGGCATAATATATGCATAGAGACTTGCATACTACTTGCTTTTGCTTGCAAAATGGCAAAAGATAGATGTTTATTCTCCGCCCGCACCTGAGCCAGACAGGACGAGACGACGAGCGGCCGCCGGCCGATGTCCACGAGGAATTAGGAGAGATCCAGATTTTGTTGGCAAATTAAGGAAATTAGATCTTTCTTCTAACGGGCCGAGCGCAAGCCAGTATTGCTGGCTTACTCCACGCGTTCGTCCGATGCAGAATGGACGACGCAGCTGCGCTGGACGTCCCTCTGACGTAGTGAGCGCTATGTCAGACGATCTGGATTCGACATGTGAAGCGCTATGGTTTTTGTTAGTTTTGGTTGACTAGGCTACCAGGTGCGTGTCACATTGGATCGAAACCGCTTCGGATTGACTAGGGGTCATTCGTCCGGTTTAAAAGTTCAGTGTGTAAAATATCTAGTTGTTTTTAGTTAAGAGAGTAAATCAAATGATCGTAATAATCTAAGAGGATAATTCAcacatttttctttaaaaaaggtTCATATTAATCCCTCACGCATATAAAACGAAGCGacttattagcacataattaattaagtattagttattttttaaaaagaaatagactaatatgatttttttaagcaattgacatatagattttttttctaaaaaaacactgttcggtagtttgggaagcgtacgtgcgaaaaagagataaaagagtTACTCCTATGAGCCATTCAGTACATCGAAGTTATAGCATTCAGTCCTATTTACTCCGTGTGTTAACATTCCAACAAAAAATCAATCCTATATTCAGATtcgtatataaaaattgttgctttattttagaacggatggagtaatttttTTGAGTGGATGAGAAGAAATATTCGTTCATTTAGCAAATTCAATGGCGATAAATACTTTTATAGAGCTAGAGATAAGAGAAAGATGTGGTTGGATGTCTGAATGACTGGCCCGTGAGCATCAATCACTGGATCCTGTTAGCAATTCTCAAGACGTACAGCTTTGCTGCTGCCGTGGTAAGATCACCCGCTATGGTAAAGTAAGATGctctctataaaatatgtatatcTCAGCAATACACTAGATTAATGGTAAACCACCTTAATAGTAtatctacatgggtatctatagctctctaatccattgcctcgtttttctctatagactatcttcaGGTTaatagatagctttgctctctctctccatttaatctcttccaagagGAAAAATATACTGACATGGATCtgttgtagagagcctatagataaccattacGAGtgccctaagagcaagtttaatagtatagtcaactactagctcctaatcatttatagttaatttaatagctaattcatacaatagttactacactattaatacttgatcccacctgttatacatacattgcatcttggagtctgtgttgcggctagctacaaatctgtagcccgctgcttttctctcttttctttatctccttaaaatatgtttgtagcatGCTATCGTACCTACTCTTAAGACAACAGAAATGAAACAAGTCCCCAAGTGAGTACATAAAACACATCAATCTCTCTGAGCCTCTGGCTCCCTTCCAGTTATCTTCTCATGCGTGGTTACCACTTTCAGACCATTTTCCTGGTCGATGTCATGAAGCTTTTCAGCTTCCTTGTGGCTTTTCCTGTAAATGCAGTACAGGACCAACTGAAGGATACCCATTGGACAGCCAATGAAGTTTGGTGACTGCACGAAACAAGCAGAAGAAAGAAATGAAAACAGAGTGATTTTAcagctcgatcgatccatcTCTGAATAAAAACATATGTACCCGGTATGTACTAACCGCGATGAAGAGATCCTTCCCTAGGAGCCCATATATCATCCATAGAGCACTGGAGAGGAAGGAAAACAATGACAGGTAGAAGGGCATGAATTCCACACTTTTTGTTGTTATGACTTGTTTCTGCAAATGTTAGCTCCATTAGAAAATTTAAGATTACCGCGTAAGAAGAATGAAAACAATTCTTCTTGTACACAGTTCCAACTTCCGAATTTGATATGTTTCATCACTCCTATGGATATGATCTGTACTTATTCCTTGTCAATACAAGTTTTTATCTTGAAGTTAATGCTATTTGGAACTTAATTTTGTCTGTGCAGATTATGACTCTGAAGTAGGGCAGTATATGTGAAAGATACTCACTGCAGCTACCATTGGAGAGCTGTACATCGATATGGAAGCCACCAGGCCAATACTACCCACAAAAACTTTGCGTAAACCGTGCGTATGAAACAGAAAGCTTGAAAAAATTGCTGTCAGCGCAAAGAATGCAAGAACGGGTAGCACCATTCGCAACACAAACTTCTGAAATAAGATCATTAGATAAGCCTGTCAAAACATTGTTTCAAGAGTTCATGTATCATGAATATCTGAAGAATTCCTCTGCAAAGAACTTGCCTTTCTTTCTCTGGGTGCAAACCATGTGTATATGCTGATGAATGCGATCTCAAGCAGTATGCCAAGCCCATTGATGGAAGACACTGTAGAATTCTCCCATCCTGAGCTTACTACAGGAAGCCCATACCATGTGTACAGGAGGCAGTTGAACAGAGCTA
Proteins encoded in this window:
- the LOC127759978 gene encoding bidirectional sugar transporter SWEET3b, whose protein sequence is MVSNTIRVAVGILGNAASMLLYAAPILTFRRVIKKGSVEEFSCVPYILALFNCLLYTWYGLPVVSSGWENSTVSSINGLGILLEIAFISIYTWFAPRERKKFVLRMVLPVLAFFALTAIFSSFLFHTHGLRKVFVGSIGLVASISMYSSPMVAAKQVITTKSVEFMPFYLSLFSFLSSALWMIYGLLGKDLFIASPNFIGCPMGILQLVLYCIYRKSHKEAEKLHDIDQENGLKVVTTHEKITGREPEAQRD